From Falco cherrug isolate bFalChe1 chromosome 4, bFalChe1.pri, whole genome shotgun sequence, one genomic window encodes:
- the KLHL26 gene encoding kelch-like protein 26 isoform X3, with the protein MAESGGAEFTAERPSRAMFTGGMREASQDVIELKGVSAKGLKHIIDFAYSAEVTLDLDCIQDVLGAAVFLQMVPVVELCEEFLKSAMSVETCLNIGQMATTFSLASLKESVDAFTFRHFLQISEEEDFLHLPLERLVFFLQSNKLKSCSEIDLFRAAVRWLQYDPTRRANASQVLCHIRFPLMKSSELVDSVQTLDIMVEDVLCRQYLLEAFNYQILPFRQHEMQSPRTTIRSDVLSLITFGGTPYTDNDRTVSCKVYYLPDASVRQFKELTEMEVGSSHSCVAVLDNFVYVVGGQHLQYRSGEGAVDICYRYDPHLNQWLRIQAMQESRIQFQLNVLHGMVYATGGRNRSGSLASVEKYCPKNNEWTYVCSLKRRTWGHAGATVGDKLYISGGYGISVEDKKALHCYDPAVDQWEFKTPMNEPRVLHAMVSANNRIYALGGRMDHVDRCFDVLAVEYYVPETDQWTTVSPMRAGQSEAGCCLLEKKIYIVGGYNWHLNNVTSIVQVYNTETDEWERDLHFPESFAGIACAPVILPQVTTQR; encoded by the coding sequence AGAAGCCAGCCAAGATGTGATCGAACTGAAAGGTGTATCTGCAAAAGGACTGAAACACATAATAGACTTTGCATACAGTGCTGAAGTGACTCTTGATCTTGACTGTATCCAGgatgtgctgggagctgctgttttcctccagaTGGTGCCTGTCGTGGAGCTCTGCGAAGAATTTCTGAAGTCTGCCATGAGCGTAGAAACATGTCTCAATATTGGACAGATGGCCACCACCTTTAGCCTCGCATCCTTGAAGGAATCAGTAGATGCATTCACTTTTAGGCATTTCCTCCAGATCTCTGAGGAAGAGGATTTCCTCCACCTGCCACTGGAGCGCCTCGTTTTCTTCTTGCAGAGCAATAAgctgaaaagctgcagtgaaATAGACCTCTTCCGTGCTGCCGTCCGCTGGCTGCAGTATGACCCAACCCGCCGCGCCAATGCCAGCCAGGTCCTCTGCCACATCCGCTTCCCACTGATGAAGTCCTCGGAGCTGGTGGACAGCGTCCAGACCTTGGACATCATGGTGGAAGACGTCTTGTGCCGGCAGTATTTGCTGGAGGCGTTCAATTACCAGATCCTGCCCTTTCGCCAGCACGAGATGCAATCCCCTCGGACCACCATCCGCTCAGACGTCCTGTCCCTCATCACCTTTGGTGGCACTCCCTACACCGACAACGACCGCACTGTGAGCTGCAAAGTCTACTACCTGCCGGACGCCAGCGTGCGCCAGTTTAAGGAGCTGACGGAAATGGAGGTGGGCAGCAGCCATTCTTGTGTGGCCGTGCTTGACAACTTTGTCTACGTCGTAGGAGGGCAGCACCTGCAGTACCGGAGCGGCGAGGGAGCTGTGGATATCTGCTACCGTTACGATCCGCACCTGAACCAGTGGCTGCGCATCCAGGccatgcaggagagcaggaTCCAGTTCCAGCTCAATGTCCTCCACGGCATGGTGTATGCCACGGGTGGGAGGAACCGGTCAGGGAGCTTGGCCTCCGTAGAGAAGTATTGCCCCAAAAATAACGAGTGGACTTACGTGTGCTCCCTGAAACGCAGGACGTGGGGGCACGCTGGAGCCACGGTAGGGGACAAATTGTACATATCAGGTGGGTATGGCATTTCAGTAGAAGACAAAAAAGCCCTGCACTGTTACGACCCTGCTGTGGATCAGTGGGAGTTTAAAACCCCGATGAATGAACCCAGAGTTCTGCATGCCATGGTCAGCGCAAATAATAGGATTTACGCTCTGGGAGGCCGCATGGACCACGTTGACCGTTGTTTCGATGTTTTGGCTGTGGAATATTATGTGCCTGAAACAGACCAATGGACAACGGTGAGCCCGATGCGTGCAGGTCAGTCAGAAGCTGGCTGTTGtttactagaaaaaaagatttatatcGTAGGAGGGTACAATTGGCATCTGAACAATGTTACGAGCATTGTGCAGGTGTACAACACAGAAACGGATGAATGGGAAAGGGACCTACATTTTCCAGAATCTTTTGCTGGGATAGCATGTGCTCCTGTTATACTCCCGCAGGTAACCACCCAGAGATAA